One Rosa chinensis cultivar Old Blush chromosome 3, RchiOBHm-V2, whole genome shotgun sequence DNA window includes the following coding sequences:
- the LOC112194588 gene encoding E3 ubiquitin-protein ligase AIRP2 encodes MILAASIPKSKGGTFLQMKLVYNQLAPIFLFLLQWIDCSSSCLLVSYLNLFDIVVYKVRSDGRANISSYGRKATTSQFSTFTSEVILPSLQRLHGDSLDVDITQEEDLEMVVKKRYEDKIKLSDVDLDREKECGICLEPCTKMVLPNCCHAMFYFAHFVNCLGCDFR; translated from the exons ATGATTCT GGCAGCTTCCATACCAAAAAGCAAGGGTGGTACGTTTCTTCAAATGAAATTGGTTTACAATCAATTGGCACCAATTTTCCTGTTTTTGCTTCAATGGATTGATTGCTCGTCTTCATGTTTACTTGTAAGTTACTTGAATCTTTTCGACATAGTTGTATATAAG GTACGCTCAGATGGGAGGGCAAATATCTCGTCTTATGGAAGAAAAGCTACTACCAGTCAATTCTCA ACTTTCACTTCAG AAGTTATATTACCGTCCCTTCAGCGTCTCCATGGTGATTCCTTGGATGTGGATATCACCCAAGAGGAAGATCTAGAGATGGTTGTAAAAAAGagatatgaggataagataaaGCTTTCTGATGTTGACTTGGACAGAGAAAAGGAATGTGGTATCTGCTTAGAGCCTTGCACCAAAATGGTTTTGCCAAATTGCTGCCATGCCATGTTTTATTTTGCCCATTTTGTAAACTGTTTAGGATGTGATTTTAGATAA